In Callithrix jacchus isolate 240 chromosome 18, calJac240_pri, whole genome shotgun sequence, one DNA window encodes the following:
- the RNF2 gene encoding E3 ubiquitin-protein ligase RING2 isoform X2 codes for MISTHCNLRLPGSSDSPASASQVAGIIAMSQAVQTNGTQPLSKTWELSLYELQRTPQEAITDGLEIVVSPRSLHSELMCPICLDMLKNTMTTKECLHRFCADCIITALRSGNKECPTCRKKLVSKRSLRPDPNFDALISKIYPSRDEYEAHQERVLARINKHNNQQALSHSIEEGLKIQAMNRLQRGKKQQIENGSGAEDNGDSSHCSNASTHSNQEAGPSNKRTKTSDDSGLELDNNNAAVAIDPVMDGASEIELVFRPHPTLMEKDDSAQTRYIKTSGNATVDHLSKYLAVRLALEELRSKGESNQMNLDTASEKQYTIYIATASGQFTVLNGSFSLELVSEKYWKVNKPMELYYAPTKEHK; via the exons CAATGTCTCAGGCTGTGCAGACAAACGGAACTCAACCATTAAGCAAAACATGGGAGCTCAGTTTATATGAATTACAACGAACACCTCAG GAGGCAATAACAGATGGCTTAGAAATTGTGGTTTCACCTCGAAGTCTACACAGTGAATTAATGTGCCCAATTTGTTTGGATATGCTGAAGAACACCATGACTACAAAGGAGTGTTTGCATCGTTTTTGTGCAGACTGTATCATCACAGCCCTTAGAAGTGG CAACAAAGAATGCCCTACCTGTCGGAAAAAACTAGTTTCCAAAAGATCACTAAGGCCAGACCCAAACTTTGATGCACTCATCAGCAAAATTTATCCAAGTCGTGATGAGTATGAAGCTCATCAAGAGAGAGTATTAGCCAGGATCAACAAGCACAATAATCAGCAAGCACTCAGTCACAGCATTGAGGAAGGACTGAAGATACAGGCCATGAACAG ACTGCAGCGAGGCAAGAAACAACAGATTGAAAATGGTAGTGGAGCAGAAGATAATGGTGACAGTTCACACTGTAGTAATGCTTCCACACATAGCAATCAGGAAGCAGGCCCTAGTAACAAACGGACCAAAACATCTGATGATTCTGGGCTTGAGCTTGATAATAACAATGCAGCAGTGGCAATTGATCCAGTAATGGATGGTGCTAGTGAAATTGAATTAGTATTCAGGCCTCACCCCACACTTATGGAAAAAGATGACAGTGCACAGACAAG atacataaagacttcaGGTAACGCCACTGTTGATCACTTATCCAAGTATCTGGCTGTGAGGTTAGCTTTAGAAGAACTTCGAAGCAAAGGTGAATCAAACCAGATGAACCTTGATACAGCCAGTGAGAAGCAGTATACCATTTATATAGCAACAGCCAGTGGCCAGTTCACT gtaTTGAATGGCTCTTTTTCTTTGGAATTGGTGAGTGAGAAATACTGGAAAGTGAACAAACCTATGGAACTTTACTACGCACCTACAAAGGAGCACAAATGA
- the RNF2 gene encoding E3 ubiquitin-protein ligase RING2 isoform X3, which yields MSQAVQTNGTQPLSKTWELSLYELQRTPQEAITDGLEIVVSPRSLHSELMCPICLDMLKNTMTTKECLHRFCADCIITALRSGNKECPTCRKKLVSKRSLRPDPNFDALISKIYPSRDEYEAHQERVLARINKHNNQQALSHSIEEGLKIQAMNRLQRGKKQQIENGSGAEDNGDSSHCSNASTHSNQEAGPSNKRTKTSDDSGLELDNNNAAVAIDPVMDGASEIELVFRPHPTLMEKDDSAQTRYIKTSGNATVDHLSKYLAVRLALEELRSKGESNQMNLDTASEKQYTIYIATASGQFTVLNGSFSLELVSEKYWKVNKPMELYYAPTKEHK from the exons ATGTCTCAGGCTGTGCAGACAAACGGAACTCAACCATTAAGCAAAACATGGGAGCTCAGTTTATATGAATTACAACGAACACCTCAG GAGGCAATAACAGATGGCTTAGAAATTGTGGTTTCACCTCGAAGTCTACACAGTGAATTAATGTGCCCAATTTGTTTGGATATGCTGAAGAACACCATGACTACAAAGGAGTGTTTGCATCGTTTTTGTGCAGACTGTATCATCACAGCCCTTAGAAGTGG CAACAAAGAATGCCCTACCTGTCGGAAAAAACTAGTTTCCAAAAGATCACTAAGGCCAGACCCAAACTTTGATGCACTCATCAGCAAAATTTATCCAAGTCGTGATGAGTATGAAGCTCATCAAGAGAGAGTATTAGCCAGGATCAACAAGCACAATAATCAGCAAGCACTCAGTCACAGCATTGAGGAAGGACTGAAGATACAGGCCATGAACAG ACTGCAGCGAGGCAAGAAACAACAGATTGAAAATGGTAGTGGAGCAGAAGATAATGGTGACAGTTCACACTGTAGTAATGCTTCCACACATAGCAATCAGGAAGCAGGCCCTAGTAACAAACGGACCAAAACATCTGATGATTCTGGGCTTGAGCTTGATAATAACAATGCAGCAGTGGCAATTGATCCAGTAATGGATGGTGCTAGTGAAATTGAATTAGTATTCAGGCCTCACCCCACACTTATGGAAAAAGATGACAGTGCACAGACAAG atacataaagacttcaGGTAACGCCACTGTTGATCACTTATCCAAGTATCTGGCTGTGAGGTTAGCTTTAGAAGAACTTCGAAGCAAAGGTGAATCAAACCAGATGAACCTTGATACAGCCAGTGAGAAGCAGTATACCATTTATATAGCAACAGCCAGTGGCCAGTTCACT gtaTTGAATGGCTCTTTTTCTTTGGAATTGGTGAGTGAGAAATACTGGAAAGTGAACAAACCTATGGAACTTTACTACGCACCTACAAAGGAGCACAAATGA